The sequence below is a genomic window from uncultured Fibrobacter sp..
GAATAATATGCCATTTTTTTGCGAAAAACGCCAATTTGCAACTTTATTATATGTTTTTTTTTGCACAAGTGTGAGCAAAAATACACCTAGACCATGGAAAAAATGTCAATAAAGCTAATTTTCGGGGCCAAACAGATTGAAAATGAGAAACTATATTTGAAAAGGATGCAACACTGGATCCCCACCCGTTGGTCGAGGATGACGCAACAAATTAAGTCATCCTGGAGCGGAGTGACGGGATCCAGGTGCAAGGTCCCTGAGCCTGCCGAAGGGCCGAGTTATGAGGATCTAGAGTCGAAGTTATTGAGGTTATAGGAGAAGAAGACATGAAACGTTCATTTGCATTGGCTTTTTTAATGGCAGGGGCGGCTTTTTCGCAGGAAATCGTCGATATTTCGCCATTTTGGTCCGCTTACGACGCTGTTGACCTGGGCAACGCGATAAACGACCTGTACGAAGACCTCGCCCTCCCCGACTCCACTCCCACCACCGACCGCAAATACCCTATCACCTGGGAAAGTTCGGATACCCTTTTCCTTGGCCATGACGGGCACATCAACGGACGATTCGTGGGCGAAAACAAGGAAATCACCCTGACAGCAAGCATCAAGGATATCGGAACGTCGGGACGAATCCAGAAAAAGCTGTTCAAGGTCTCCATCCACGGGTACGAACCCTACTCCAACTACCTTTTCGCCTATTTTCGCGACAACAAGGACGAAAACATCTACTACGCCCTGAGTAACGACGGCTACAATTTTACCGCGATGAATGGCGGGAACCGCGTTGTGGCCGCCGATACGGTAAGCATCAAGAAAGGGCTTCGCGACCCGCACGTGCTGCGCGCCCCCGACGGCTGGTTCTACATGGTGAATACCGACATGAAGAGCGCCGAAGGCTGGGCGAGCAACCGCGGCATGGTGCTTATGCGCTCCCGCGACCTTATCAACTGGGAACACAGTACGGTACATTTCCCCGACAAGTACAAGGGCAAGAATTTCGCGAACGTCACCCGCGTATGGGCACCCGAAACCTTCTGGGACGACACCTACGACAACGGCGACGGCACCAAGGGCCGCCCGCTGGTTTACTTTTCGCTGTTGACCGACGACGGCACCATCGCCTACGACAAGGTTTTCTACGCCTACGCGAACAAGGACTTTACCGACCTCGAAGGCGACCCGCAACATTTCTTTGACCGCGGCAAGTCCACCATCGACATGGACATCATCTACAATCCCGTAGACCGCAAGTACCACGCCTTCTACAAGAACGAAGGGGACGGCGGAATCTGCAAGGTGACCGCCAATACGCTCATGCCAAAGACGGGAGCCTCTTCGGGTTCGCAATGGAGCAAGCCAAGCGGCGCCTTGCAGCAGACAACGGAGGCCGTAGAAGGAGCAGGCGTCTTCAAGTTAATCAACCAGAATTCCTGGGTACTCATGTACGACTGCTACATGAACGAACATTACCAGTTTACCAGCAGTTCGGACCTAGAAACATTCGAATTCGTCCAGAATACCGCAATGAAGGGAGCATTCACCCCCCGCCACGGCACGATTCTTCCGATTACCGCCGAAGAAACTGCTAAACTCATGAGGGCATTCCCCACCAAAGACTTCGAACCGCGCGTGATTGACATTCCCGACTCCATCGGAGTCTGCGACGGCAAAAAAGTGGTCGGCCCCTGCAGCGGCACAAAGATTATCCCCTACGTAAAAGTCGATGACGGAGGCTGGAGCGAATCGACCGACCTGAAAGTCGCCAAGGGAGCAACGGTACAGTTCGGCCCACATCCGTGGGACGGCAAAATCTGGAGCTGGGAAGGTCCCGACGGATTCAAGTCCACCACCCGCGAAAATACGCTCAAAAATGTCGACGGAGACAACAGCGGCTACTACACGGTCACCTACACCAACGAGACCGGCTGCAAAAGCACGCTCAAAATCAAGATGGTCGTCGATGACCCCGACAAGCCCTACAAGGAGCCGGACACCACGACAACCCGCATCGGCAACATAAATTCCCACGGCAAATCACTCCCAGAATACATGGGCAAGCGCGTCGAATACTTCGACCTGCTTGGAAACC
It includes:
- a CDS encoding glycoside hydrolase family 43 protein, encoding MKRSFALAFLMAGAAFSQEIVDISPFWSAYDAVDLGNAINDLYEDLALPDSTPTTDRKYPITWESSDTLFLGHDGHINGRFVGENKEITLTASIKDIGTSGRIQKKLFKVSIHGYEPYSNYLFAYFRDNKDENIYYALSNDGYNFTAMNGGNRVVAADTVSIKKGLRDPHVLRAPDGWFYMVNTDMKSAEGWASNRGMVLMRSRDLINWEHSTVHFPDKYKGKNFANVTRVWAPETFWDDTYDNGDGTKGRPLVYFSLLTDDGTIAYDKVFYAYANKDFTDLEGDPQHFFDRGKSTIDMDIIYNPVDRKYHAFYKNEGDGGICKVTANTLMPKTGASSGSQWSKPSGALQQTTEAVEGAGVFKLINQNSWVLMYDCYMNEHYQFTSSSDLETFEFVQNTAMKGAFTPRHGTILPITAEETAKLMRAFPTKDFEPRVIDIPDSIGVCDGKKVVGPCSGTKIIPYVKVDDGGWSESTDLKVAKGATVQFGPHPWDGKIWSWEGPDGFKSTTRENTLKNVDGDNSGYYTVTYTNETGCKSTLKIKMVVDDPDKPYKEPDTTTTRIGNINSHGKSLPEYMGKRVEYFDLLGNRLHTAPRTPGRYIRRRR